The DNA region ACCGACCACCGCGTGCTTGGTCATCGCGTAGTACGGGTCGTCCGGGTACGACATGAGCCCGGCCAGGCTCGCGACGACGACGAGGTCACCGCCGCCGTCCTCCAGCAGCGGCACTCCGGCGCGGAGTCCGTGAACCACGCCCTCGACGTTCACCGCGTAGGCCCGGGCGATCCGCTCGTACGGCGCCGCCAGCGGGTCCGGTTCGAGGACAGGAATACCGGCGTTGAGCACGACCAGGTCGAGGCCGCCCAGGTCGTCCGCCGCGATCTGCACGACCCGGTCCCAGTCGGTGGGGCTCGACACGTCCGCGAGCACGAACCGGCCACCGACCGCTGCGACCGAGTCCGCCCGCCCCGCATCGACGTCGACGGCGAGCACTGACGCTCCGTCCGCCACCAGCCGCTCGGTGAGAGCCAGGCCGATTCCGGAACCGCCGCCGGTCACGACCGCGCGCCGCCGCCGGAACTCCGGCAAGGAGGTGGCTCCGAGTGCCGGCGTCACGCCTTCCACGGCATGCACTTGAACTTCGGGCCAGGAAGTTCGATGCCCTTCGTGCTGATCTTGAAGGTGGTGAAGCAGGGGATGATGCCCGAGCCTTGGCCCTTGACGAACTTCAGGGGCGGCGAGAGCCCACCGAGCGTCGGGTCCTTCAGCTGGTACAGGCCCTCGTACACCATCGCGGTGGTGATCGGGCCCTGGACCGCCGCCAGATCGAGCGAATCGAT from Sporichthya brevicatena includes:
- a CDS encoding SDR family oxidoreductase, which gives rise to MTPALGATSLPEFRRRRAVVTGGGSGIGLALTERLVADGASVLAVDVDAGRADSVAAVGGRFVLADVSSPTDWDRVVQIAADDLGGLDLVVLNAGIPVLEPDPLAAPYERIARAYAVNVEGVVHGLRAGVPLLEDGGGDLVVVASLAGLMSYPDDPYYAMTKHAVVGLGLSVARPLAARSVRVTIFCPGVIDTPLVPEAVRTAVLAAGLDLLGPEDTASHLLEALDRGGTGRIWTSQAQLGLVEHQMTKVELPRPPVRAAR